The following is a genomic window from Mus pahari chromosome 1, PAHARI_EIJ_v1.1, whole genome shotgun sequence.
CCCACAGCCAGGAGGGTGCAAGCAGGAAGTACAACTCTGTCAGCAAGGGCAGAGCTTTGTCAGCATCTGGATGAcaacagggcaggggagggccTGTGGGGGTAATGAGGGTTTTAAAGTCTCTCTGAGGAGCCTCCACAACTCCAAGCTCACTGCCTGCTGCTCCTGGACACCTGTTACCATGTGGTTCCTGATCCTGTTCCTAGCCCTGTCCCTAGGAGGGATTGGTGAgatgagggaaaggggaggggtcacagccctgactctcctgctgcctttggccctggccatccctttccccctctcccctctcccctctccccacctacATCATGAGTAccacctgctcctccttctctggcCCTGTACACTGCCTGGTCCCTCACAGTTCTTGCTCACAGGACAGACCCTTGTTCCCTCCtactttccagaactttctcctcttccttagATACCTGACCATCTCTGGGTTTCTCCAGTCTTTCTAAGGAACCCAACCGCTTACCAATCTTAGGATATCAGATATGCctagaattcattgtttttcctaGAGCCTCATAGCACAGCCCCTGAATCAGGGACTTGTCTATCTCACACTTATGCCACTGCCTGTTCAGCAGTTGTCAGCTTTCAGCTGTGTTCTCCAACTGGTCCCGCTCTTCTTAGGTTGCTCAGTTGCTACCAAAACTATCACATCTTAAATTGGCTTGTGACAAAAGATGGGTTCTGTCCATTTGTCCTGTGGGGAAAATGTGTATGTACCTTTCCAATGGCTTTTTGGTTTAGTCTGATTTTTGGAGAAGGAGTCAGATGATAGGCGCCAGAAGTAGACATCAAATGATCCATCACTCACTGCCTATggctgggtctctcactgaatggaGAGTTCCTGTTAGGCTATGATGACTGTGCAGCAAGCCTCAGGAGAATccttctgtttccacctccccagaTCTGGGTTTACAGGCACACAATGACACACCTGACTTTTTCCCAGGGGTCTGGAAGGTTCAGCTCCGGTCCTAATGCTTGCATGGCCAATCCAGTAGCAACCAAGCCAACTCCTGCCCAGCTCTTGGGAATAAGTTCTGAGTTAGTgtctcatgatgtagcccaggcttgactTCAGTCCAtggcaatccctctgcctcagcctgctgtaTACTGGGGTTACAGAGAAGTGCAGCTATGCATGGCTTGCCAAGATTTCCTCTGTTTCCAATTGCTGCACTTTGGCCCCCTCTTACCCCTCATGCCTCCTTCCCTGAGCTGCAGGCTCCTGTCCCATCTCATCAAAGCCCCACTGCATACCTCTAGTTCCCACTCTGTGCAGGACACCCCAAAGACCCCAATGCCTAACCCTACTACCTCACATCAGCTGggtcctcctctctgcctcacaGTGGCCTGCCTGCCTCTAACTATGTTTCCACTTCTGTCCAGAGGCTGCCTCCAAGAGAACCCTGAGCCTCTCCAATANNNNNNNNNNNNNNNNNNNNNNNNNNNNNNNNNNNNNNNNNNNNNNNNNNNNNNNNNNNNNNNNNNNNNNNNNNNNNNNNNNNNNNNNNNNNNNNNNNNNNNNNNNNNNNNNNNNNNNNNNNNNNNNNNNNNNNNNNNNNNNNNNNNNNNNNNNNNNNNNNNNNNNNNNNNNNNNNNNNNNNNNNNNNNNNNNNNNNNNNNNNNNNNNNNNNNNNNNNNNNNNNNNNNNNNNNNNNNNNNNNNNNNNNNNNNNNNNNNNNNNNNNNNNNNNNNNNNNNNNNNNNNNNNNNNNNNNNNNNNNNNNNNNNNNNNNNNNNNNNNNNNNNNNNNNNNNNNNNNNNNNNNNNNNNNNNNNNNNNNNNNNNNNNNNNNNNNNNNNNNNNNNNNNNNNNNNNNNNNNNNNNNNNNNNNNNNNNNNNNNNNNNNNNNNNNNNNNNNNNNNNNNNNNNNNNNNNNNNNNNNNNNNNNNNNNNNNNNNNNNNNNNNNNNNNNNNNNNNNNNNNNNNNNNNNNNNNNNNNNNNNNNNNNNNNNNNNNNNNNNNNNNNNNNNNNNNNNNNNNNNNNNNNNNNNNNNNNNNNNNNNNNNNNNNNNNNNNNNNNNNNNNNNNNNNNNNNNNNNNNNNNNNNNNNNNNNNNNNNNNNNNNNNNNNNNNNNNNNNNNNNNNNNNNNNNNNNNNNNNNNNNNNNNNNNNNNNNNNNNNNNNNNNNNNNNNNNNNNNNNNNNNNNNNNNNNNNNNNNNNNNNNNNNNNNNNNNNNNNNNNNNNNNNNNNNNNNNNNNNNNNNNNNNNNNNNNNNNNNNNNNNNNNNNNNNNNNNNNNNNNNNNNNNNNNNNNNNNNNNNNNNNNNNNNNNNNNNNNNNNNNNNNNNNNNNNNNNNNNNNNNNNNNNNNNNNNNNNNNNNNNNNNNNNNNNNNNNNNNNNNNNNNNNNNNNNNNNNNNNNNNNNNNNNNNNNNNNNNNNNNNNNNNNNNNNNNNNNNNNNNNNNNNNNNNNNNNNNNNNNNNNNNNNNNNNNNNNNNNNNNNNNNNNNNNNNNNNNNNNNNNNNNNNNNNNNNNNNNNNNNNNNNNNNNNNNNNNNNNNNNNNNNNNNNNNNNNNNNNNNNNNNNNNNNNNNNNNNNNNNNNNNNNNNNNNNNNNNNNNNNNNNNNNNNNNNNNNNNNNNNNNNNNNNNNNNNNNNNNNNNNNNNNNNNNNNNNNNNNNNNNNNNNNNNNNNNNNNNNNNNNNNNNNNNNNNNNNNNNNNNNNNNNNNNNNNNNNNNNNNNNNNNNNNNNNNNNNNNNNNNNNNNNNNNNNNNNNNNNNNNNNNNNNNNNNNNNNNNNNNNNNNNNNNNNNNNNNNNNNNNNNNNNNNNNNNNNNNNNNNNNNNNNNNNNNNNNNNNNNNNNNNNNNNNNNNNNNNNNNNNNNNNNNNNNNNNNNNNNNNNNNNNNNNNNNNNNNNNNNNNNNNNNNNNNNNNNNNNNNNNNNNNNNNNNNNNNNNNNNNNNNNNNNNNNNNNNNNNNNNNNNNNNNNNNNNNNNNNNNNNNNNNNNNNNNNNNNNNNNNNNNNNNNNNNNNNNNNNNNNNNNNNNNNNNNNNNNNNNNNNNNNNNNNNNNNNNNNNNNNNNNNNNNNNNNNNNNNNNNNNNNNNNNNNNNNNNNNNNNNNNNNNNNNNNNNNNNNNNNNNNNNNNNCTTCCTcactccctcctcaccctcttTCCCTGTACTCTGACCAATCTCCCtgactctctcctctcactccctctgtctccttccctggcCCCCCAGCAGGTACCAGGTTTGGCTGGGCAAAAACGACTTTATGGAGAATGAACCCTCTGCCCAACACCGGCTTGTCAGCAAAGGCATCCCTCACCCTGACTACAACATGAGCCTCATGATGGACCACATCCCACAACCTGAGGATGACTACAGCAATGACCTGATGCTGCTCCGCCTCAGCAAGCCTGCTGACATCACAGATGTTGTGAAGCCCATCGACCTGCCCACTGAGGAGCCCAAGCTGGGGAGCACATGCCTTGCCTCAGGCTGGGGCAGCATTACACCCAACAAATGTGAGTCTGGTCCAAGCAACACAGCTGGGTGAGGAGGAGCAGCAGACTGGGCTAGCCTCTGCTCACCACACGATTGCCTCTGAATCCACAGTCCAATACCCAGATGACCTCCAGTGTGTGAACCTAGAGCTCCTGCCTAATGAGGACTGTGCCAAAGCCCACACAGAGAAGGTGACAGATACCATGCTGTGTGCAGGGAACATGGACGGAGGCAAAGACACTTGTGCGGTAAGACAGCCCCTCCCTGCAGTGAGGTGAACTGAGGTCCTTGGTTCCCACTTCAACACCCTGACTAAGCAGATTCTCTGCATCCTTCCCTATGGAAGGGATGTGCCCTGGGAGGGGAGGATCCTGTAGCTCACACTATTTATTCTCTGTGACGTGGCTTAGGGGACTGTCCAGTCCACCCCTCACTCCAACCACACATCCCTGGAACAGAAGGCCTCCTAAGAGCTAGATTCCCTCACCTACTGGACAGAGCAGCCTCTTAGAGTCCCTGTGTTCCTCCCCTGGGAGTCAGTTCCAGGTTGTCAAGTAGAATCCAACTGCCACGCCCTGCCTTActcctgtccctgtccttccttcAGGGAGACTCAGGAGGCCCACTGATCTGTGATGGTGTTCTCCAAGGTATCACATCATGGGGCCATACCCCATGCAGTGAACCTGATATGCCAGGCGTCTACACCAAACTTATTAAGTTCAcctcctggataaaagacactaTGGAAAAAAACCCCTGAGTGTCACATTGTCTGTCCCATGTTCTCAATAAAATCCACCTTGCAACAAATGAGTTCAAAATCTGACATTCTCTGTCCTGCTGGAGTGCTATACCAAATCATGGTTCCCTCAGCTAAGGTCAGGGCTTCCAAAGTAGATCAGCAAGGGCCAGGTGTACATGTACTGTTGGCTAAGGGGATGGGGTTGAGGCAAATGCAGACAAAAGGCTCAGACCAACTCAGGGATGCCACTTGAGTCTCCTGTAGCAAGGAAAATGCTCAGCTCACAGAGGAAAACGTTAGAGACATCAGACAGTTCAACTCTAGCTGTGCTCAAGCCTACACTGGAAGCAGAAGAGATGATAAACAGTCAGACACAGAGAATTTACACAGCAGACCAAGTTGTATTGAGTTGGGGAagccaggaaggaggcaggggtgTTAGGTTAATTAAGCTTTGGATTCCTGGGTAGGAGTCTGTCCACAGAAGGGCAGGGACTAGTCCCAAGGCTAGACTACACAGCGTCCACCTGGGCCCCCTGGAAGGGATGTCTCTGGTAGGGCTGGACCAAAGGATAAAGGGTGACTTAGATCCAGGTCCTGTGGGGCAGAGAATCACCCATCTTGGGTAAAGGGACACACTGCTCCAGCTGCATGGGACGACAAACCAGTGTCTGCTAAATGGGACGCAGCCTCAGTTGAGAGCATCAGAGGACTTCCCGAGCAGGGCCCCTGCTAAGACTCAGGCAGCAAGGAGTAGGCCCTAGCCCAGGGAGCTGGGCTTGTCACCTGTGTCCCGAGGGTGCTACCTGCTCTCAGGGGAAGTAAGGGACCTCAAGGGAGGTCTGATGGAAACTGAATCACAGGGATAGGGGTGGAGGCATCTGGCTGCAGGGACTCAGCAGTGTCCTGAGAAGTTGTGGTGTCCCTCTATTGGGGAGCCCTATGGAAGTTTACAGAGCTGGTTACAGCTGACAGTCTGGGCAGACTCCCAAAATTTTTGCCCAAAGTGGACTGCTCCTGCAACAGCAACCACTGGTGTCACGAGGTCCAACAGACACAGCTGAGGCTCCACTCCGGGAAAGGCAAAATGTAGCTCCACATCTGCACTGGACTGAGGAAGGACACATTTCCTGAGGGAAGAGACCTGGTGGGGACTCTCAAAGCCACACCCCAAGTCCCAACTCCGCTGCGGATGCTGTtcccctcttctgggctccacttCTGCCCTGCCCAGACCCTACCCTTCCATTGGAGGCCCCACCCTCACCAGCCCAAAGCATCAAGACCTGATGCACCAGCACAGGTAGAAGGCCAGCTGGTAGGATACCTGTGGCCTCGGGCACAGCCTATTGCAGTTGACCACAAAGAGATTCAGGCTGAGGAGAATCAGGAGCCCTGtactggggtggggtgagagaagGACAGAAGGCTAGACAGGGGACACCATCACCccaaaaaggagagagacagagagacaaacttCCTGACCTGCCACAATtagacacacatgtgtatacacgtacaaacacacatacacacacacacacacacacacacacacacacacacacgacaaatgGATACACACTCACAGATGAAAGGAAACTGGAAGACAAGTCCATCAGTCACAATAGTGGGCAtgagcttttaatcccagctacttttgatgctgaggcaagagaatggcatattcaaagccagcatggactacagagtgagaccacagccagcctgagctacagagacagcccaagaaagacacacagacacccctcTCCCTAGAGGAGCAGAACTGGAAATCTAGCCACACCTCTGGGTAGGAGCAGGAACTGGGGTTGGGTGAAGGATCCCCAGTCACCCCTGTCCTTGCCAACACTTACCGATGCCAATGCTGAGGAAACTGAAGATGAAGTCTATCTTGTTCAGGCAGCAGCAGACTGGTCGAAAGGAGAGGAATATGATGGGCAGGAGGATGAGGCATAGTGCCAGGGCCAGAAATATGAAGCCCNNNNNNNNNNNNNNNNNNNNNNNNNNNNNNNNNNNNNNNNNNNNNNNNNNNNNNNNNNNNNNNNNNNNNNNNNNNNNNNNNNNNNNNNNNNNNNNNNNNNNNNNNNNNNNNNNNNNNNNNNNNNNNNNNNNNNNctctctctctctctctctctctctctctctctctctctctctccccttctccctctccctctttccttcctctcacaCTGTGAAGAGCCCATCCTAAGTACTCCATCAGTTGGGGAGGTTTATCATTTAGACACACATAGATGTTATTTGTCTCCAAATACAAGGTACAGGCAGTCGAGGGGTCCTGGTGTTGGGTCTtagttggcagaatgcttgcctagctgAGAGCATCCTGCATTTCACCTCAGCACTGTGCTGAGCTGAGTCTGAGCTGAGTCTGGCAGCCTGTGCCTGggatccctgcacttgggaggaggatcagaaattcaaggttgtcCACAGCTACACACTGAGctggagtccagcctgggctacatgagaacttgtctcaaacaaggcagaGGATGGGAATGTAGCTGTCTAGAACCATCCCACAATGAGGGGCAGGGCATTGTTCAGTGGTAAAGCACCTACCTAGAGTTCTCCAATGAGGTTCTTCTGGGGTTGTGACTTACTGGTAGAGAccctgtggagtgtgtgtgtaaggttcTTAGTTCTCCCTTCAGcaaccccctcctccccctccaaaaaagaaaacatcacctCCACTCACATTACCAAAATCACTACTTATAAATTGCAAAATAACTCTACTGCCACTGATAGATTTACCCACCATCAATGATGCACCCACTGTGAGCCCTTACCTAATCTTCCAGAAATACTCCAGTGCGAGGGCCAATGTCCCACCCTCACAGTCACCTCTAGCACCCAATGGAAGGACCCCCCCCCAGTCTATGTATACACTGACCAGTGAATTGTCCCACGTTGGCACACTTATGCCTCCTGAAGTCAATCCTGAGGCAGATGAAGCCAGTGTACAGACCATGCACATAGGCCATCCGCCCATCCACCATGCTGAACACCAACAAAGTTACCAGGAACATGGATATGAGGGACCAGTCATGTTGGAAAAACTTTCTTCCTCCTTGCCGGAACAGAGCAGTTcagctggggaaggagaaagTTCTGGGGACCTGGATCTATTCTCCACTACCTCTCCAAGCATATAAtcttcaccctcttcctcctttcctttccccctctcatcTACAACCAGTCTCCTGTGAAGCTGTTTGCAGCTCATCTCCAGCACCACTTCAATTCTTTCCATTCTCATGCACTGGCCTCTTCTGATGCAGTACACCTATCTCAAACTCCAGCATGACTATGTATGCTTGAAGACATACATAAAAGATCAAATGCACGAATGTACTCACAAATGGATGAATGCATGCTTCCTCTCTCATCCTTTAGAGCAAAGAACAGTGGAGTTTTCAGAACTTGCCCACAGAAACCTAGGACTCAGAGGAGA
Proteins encoded in this region:
- the LOC110318349 gene encoding kallikrein-1-like: MENEPSAQHRLVSKGIPHPDYNMSLMMDHIPQPEDDYSNDLMLLRLSKPADITDVVKPIDLPTEEPKLGSTCLASGWGSITPNKFQYPDDLQCVNLELLPNEDCAKAHTEKVTDTMLCAGNMDGGKDTCAGDSGGPLICDGVLQGITSWGHTPCSEPDMPGVYTKLIKFTSWIKDTMEKNP